Genomic DNA from Desulfomonilaceae bacterium:
GATTTTCTTCGTAATGATGAAAGCGAATTATTTCGAACTACCTGATATGATTGACCTGGCAAGCAGTTTTGGGGTCAATTTCGTGGTTGCGAAAAATCTGGATGTTATTGTCAATTCCAAAAATGACTCTGACCGTGTATTTGGAATCCCCGTTGAAGACGACATGGCTACAGACATTTCCAGGGTTATTGAAGAAGCTAAAAAACGAGCCGCCAAACTGAAATTAAATTTCAGGGTTTATGAATTAACCGCGTCGGAGAGCCCAATTTGTGAACAGAATCCCTTGAAGACACTTTTTGTATCTGTCGATGGTTTTGTGTCGCCCTGTATAAGTTTGGCTTACATGAATCACAGGTACTTCGATGGCCAGAAAATAGAAACCCCTGTCTATCGGTTTGGCAATATTAAGGAAACTAGTCTCAGGGATATTATCGAATCAAGAGACTATGTGGACTTTCGCAAATTGTTCGAGAACCGATTGTCAGTAAGTGTTATTGAGTCAATCAAGTCTTTCTTGCTCGATCCGAATGGTTTTCCCAGGTCCAGGAATTTTCCGTTACCTCCCATTGGTTGCAGGAGTTGTTATTACCTTTACGGAATTTAGTGTAAAGCGAATAAATTGCTTGAAAAAGTCCACGGTTTTGTCATGATCAACATGGGGCCCGGTTAATGCCGGGCGCCGAGTGATACAAAGCGCTGTAACTCATCAAATTTTTTTTTCACAGGAGGTCGGGAGATGCCTGAGAAGCAATCGCAGTGGTCGGCGCTAATCAGAAGTGAAGATTGGCTGGCCGTTTG
This window encodes:
- a CDS encoding radical SAM protein produces the protein MKRRNFRLFQIEPTTRCNLRCVMCPWEHLHRSGRDMDLDLYKSLSKDFSSVEEIDLTGSGEPLMNKNLDQMVRIAKDSGCRVGFSTNGVLLSPNRFDELLDAGLDWVAFSIDAATSGTYQKIRIGASFEDTLDNLEYIRSVRNRRNDMRPSLMIFFVMMKANYFELPDMIDLASSFGVNFVVAKNLDVIVNSKNDSDRVFGIPVEDDMATDISRVIEEAKKRAAKLKLNFRVYELTASESPICEQNPLKTLFVSVDGFVSPCISLAYMNHRYFDGQKIETPVYRFGNIKETSLRDIIESRDYVDFRKLFENRLSVSVIESIKSFLLDPNGFPRSRNFPLPPIGCRSCYYLYGI